In one Macaca nemestrina isolate mMacNem1 chromosome 2, mMacNem.hap1, whole genome shotgun sequence genomic region, the following are encoded:
- the LOC105480427 gene encoding ubiquitin carboxyl-terminal hydrolase 19 isoform X8 has product MSGGASATGPRRGPPGLEDATSKKRQKDRANQESKDGDPRKETGSRYVAQAGLELLASGDPSASASCAAGITGSCHHSRLFFPSLSGSASTPREEQTKEELLLDWRQSAEEVIVKLHVGVGPLQLEDIDAAFTDTDCVVRFAGGQQWGGVFYAEIKSSCAKVQTRKGSLLHLTLPKKVPMLTWPSLLKKPLGTQELVPGLQCQENGQELSPTALEPGPEPHRAKQEARNQKRAQGRGEVGSGAGPGAQAGPSAKRAVHLCRGPEGEGSRDDPGPRGDAPPFVADPATQVEADEQLCIPPVNPQTCLLGSEENLALLAGEKAVSPGNDPVSPAVVRSRNSGKDDRAKEEMAVAADAATLVDGKEPESMVNLAFVKNDSYEKGPDSVVVHVYVKEICRDTSRVLFREQDFTLIFQTRDGNFLRLHPGCGPHTIFRWQVKLRNLIEPEQCTFCFTASRIDICLRKRQSQRWGGLEAPATRGAVGGAKVAVPTGPTPLDSTPPGGAPHPLTGQEEARAMEKDKSKARSEDTGLESVATRTPMEHVTPKPETHLASPKPTCMVPPMPHSPVSGDSVEEEEEEEKKVCLPGFTGLVNLGNTCFMNSVIQSLSNTRELRDFFHDRSFEAEINYNNPLGTGGRLAIGFAVLLRALWKGTHHAFQPSKLKAIVASKASQFTGYAQHDAQEFMAFLLDGLHEDLNRIQNKPYTETVDSDGRPDEVVAEEAWQRHKMRNDSFIVDLFQGQYKSKLVCPVCAKVSITFDPFLYLPVPLPQKQKVLPVFYFAREPHSKPIKFLVSVSKENSTASEVLDSLSQSVRVKPENLRLAEVIKNRFHRVFLPSHSLDTVSPSDMLLCFELLSPELAKERVVVLEVQQRPQVPSVPISKCAACQRKQQSEDEKLKRCTRCYRVGYCNQLCQKTHWPDHKGLCRPENIGYPFLVSVPASRLTYARLAQLLEGYARYSVSVFQPPFQPGRMALESQSPGCTTLLSTGSLEAGDSERDPIQPPELQLVTPMAEGDTGLPRVWAAPDRGPVPSTSGISSEILASGPTEVGSLPAGERVSRPEAAVPGYQHPSEAMNAHTPQFFIYKIDSSNREQRLEDKGDTPLELGDDCSLALVWRNNERLQEFVLVASKELECAEDPGSAGEAARAGHFTLDQCLNLFTRPEVLAPEEAWYCPQCKQHREASKQLLLWRLPNVLIVQLKRFSFRSFIWRDKINDLVEFPVRNLDLSKFCIGQKEEQLPSYDLYAVINHYGGMIGGHYTACARLPNDRSSQRSDVGWRLFDDSTVTTVDESQVVTRYAYVLFYRRRNSPVERPPRAGHSEHHPDLGPAAEAAASQASRIWQELEAEEELVPEGPGPLGPWGPQDWVGPPPRGPTTPDEGCLRYFVLGTVAALVALVLNVFYPLVSQSRWR; this is encoded by the exons ATGTCTGGCGGGGCCAGTGCCACAGGCCCAAGGAGAGGGCCCCCAGGACTGGAGGACGCAACTAGTAAGAAGAGGCAGAAGGATCGAGCAAACCAGGAGAGCAAGGATGGAGATCCTAGGAAAG agacagggtctcgatatgttgcccaggctggtcttgaacttctggcctcaggtgatccttctgcctcagcctcctgcgcagctgggatcacaggctcatgccaccattcccggctgtTCTTTCCTTCATTGTCAGGGTCAGCATCCACTCCTCGGGAGGAGCAGACCAAAGAGG AGTTGTTGCTCGattggaggcagagtgcagaagAGGTGATTGTCAAGCTTCATGTGGGAGTAGGTCCCTTGCAGCTGGAGGATATAGATGCTGCTTTCACAGATACGGACTGTGTGGTGCGGTTTGCAG GTGGTCAGCAGTGGGGTGGTGTCTTCTATGCTGAGATAAAAAGCTCTTGTGCTAAAGTGCAAACCCGCAAGGGTAGTCTCCTGCACCTGACACTGCCCAAAAAGGTGCCTATGCTCACGTGGCCCTCCCTCCTG AAGAAACCTCTAGGGACCCAGGAGCTGGTGCCGGGGCTGCAGTGCCAGGAGAATGGGCAGGAACTGTCTCCCACTGCCCTGGAGCCAGGCCCTGAGCCCCACCGGGCTAAGCAGGAGGCCCGGAACCAGAAGCGGGCCCAGGGCCGTGGTGAGGTAGGCTCAGGGGCTGGCCCCGGGGCCCAGGCAGGGCCCAGCGCCAAGAGGGCTGTGCATCTCTGCAGAGGGCCAGAGGGGGAGGGGTCCAGGGATGACCCTGGACCCCGGGGTGATGCCCCACCCTTCGTGGCTGACCCGGCCACTCAG GTTGAGGCTGATGAACAGCTTTGCATACCACCGGTGAACCCCCAaacctgcctcctgggctcagaggaGAATTTAGCCCTTTTGGCAGGAGAGAAAGCAGTGTCTCCTGGGAATGACCCAGTCTCTCCAGCCGTGGTCCGGAGCAGAAACTCTGGGAAAGATGACCGTGCCAAGGAGGAGATGGCAGTGGCAGCAGATGCTGCAACCTTGGTGGATGGTAAAG AGCCCGAGTCGATGGTGAACCTGGCATTTGTCAAGAATGACTCGTATGAGAAGGGCCCGGATTCAGTGGTGGTGCACGTGTACGTGAAGGAGATCTGCAGGGACACCTCGAGAGTACTTTTTCGTGAGCAGGACTTCACACTCATCTTCCAGACCAG GGATGGAAACTTCCTGAGGCTGCACCCAGGCTGTGGGCCCCACACCATCTTCCGTTGGCAGGTGAAGCTCAG GAATCTGATTGAGCCAGAGCAGTGCACCTTCTGTTTCACGGCTTCTCGCATCGACATCTGCCTTCGTAAGAGGCAGAGTCAGCGCTGGGGGGGCCTGGAGGCCCCGGCTACACGAG GTGCAGTGGGTGGTGCAAAGGTTGCCGTGCCGACAGGTCCAACCCCTCTGGATTCAACCCCACCAGGAGGtgctccccaccccctgacaggccagGAGGAGGCCCGGGCTATGGAGAAGGATAAATCCAAGGCACGATCTGAGGACACAGGGCTAGAGAGTGTGGCAACCCGCACACCTATGGAGCATGTAACCCCAAAGCCAGAGACACACCTGGCGTCG CCCAAGCCTACATGTATGGTGCCTCCCATGCCCCACAGCCCAGTTAGTGGAGATAgcgtggaggaggaggaagaggaagagaagaaagtgtGTCTGCCAGGCTTCACTGGCCTTGTCAATTTAGGCAACACCTGCTTCATGAACAGCGTCATTCAGTCTCTGTCCAACACTCGGGAACTCCGGGACTTCTTCCATG ACCGCTCCTTTGAGGCTGAGATCAACTACAACAACCCACTAGGGACTGGTGGGCGTCTGGCCATTGGCTTTGCTGTGCTGCTTCGGGCGCTGTGGAAGGGCACCCACCATGCCTTCCAGCCTTCCAAGTTGAAG GCCATTGTGGCGAGTAAGGCCAGCCAGTTCACAGGCTATGCGCAGCATGATGCCCAGGAGTTCATGGCTTTCCTGCTGGATGGGCTGCACGAGGACCTGAATCGCATTCAGAACAAGCCCTACACAGAGACCGTGGACTCAGATGGGCGACCCGATGAG GTGGTAGCTGAGGAAGCATGGCAGCGGCACAAGATGAGGAATGACTCTTTCATCGTGGACCTATTTCAGGGGCAGTACAAGTCGAAGCTGGTGTGCCCTGTGTGTGCCAAG GTCTCCATCACTTTTGACCCGTTTCTTTATCTGCCGGTGCCCTTGCCACAAAAGCAAAAGGTTCTCCCTGTCTTTTATTTCGCCCGAGAGCCCCACAGCAAGCCCATTAAG TTCCTAGTGAGCGTCAGCAAGGAGAACTCCACTGCCAGTGAAGTATTGGACTCCCTCTCTCAAAGCGTTCGTGTGAAGCCTGAGAATCTGCGTTTGGCGGAG GTAATTAAGAATCGTTTCCATCGTGTGTTCCTGCCCTCCCACTCACTGGACACTGTGTCCCCATCTGATATGCTCCTCTGCTTTGAGCTGTTATCCCCAGAGTTGGCTAAGGAGCGGGTAGTGGTGCTAGAGGTGCAACAG CGCCCCCAGGTGCCCAGCGTCCCCATCTCCAAGTGTGCAGCCTGCCAGCGGAAGCAACAGTCGGAGGATGAAAAGCTGAAGCGCTGTACCCGGTGCTACCGTGTGGGCTACTGCAACCA GCTCTGCCAGAAAACCCACTGGCCTGACCACAAGGGCCTCTGCCGACCTGAGAACATTGGCTACCCCTTCCTGGTCAGTGTACCTGCCTCACGCCTCACTTATGCCCGCCTTGCTCAGCTGCTAGAGGGCTATGCCCG GTACTCTGTGAGTGTGTTCCAGCCACCCTTTCAGCCTGGCCGCATGGCCTTGGAGTCTCAGAGCCCTGGCTGCACCACACTGCTCTCCACTGGCTCCCTGGAGGCTGGGGACAGTGAGAGGGACCCCATTCAGCCACCTGAGCTCCAGCTGGTGACCCCTATGGCTGAGGGGGACACAGGGCTTCCCCGGGTGTGGGCAGCCCCTGACCGGGGTCCTGTGCCCAGCACCAGTGGAATTTCTTCTGAGATACTGGCCAGTGGGCCCACTGAGGTTGGCTCCTTGCCTGCTGGCGAGAGGGTGTCCCGACCCGAAG CCGCTGTGCCTGGGTACCAGCACCCAAGTGAAGCTATGAATGCCCACACACCAcagttcttcatctataaaattgacTCATCCAACCGAGAGCAGCGGCTAGAGGACAAAG GAGACACCCCACTGGAGCTGGGTGACGATTGTAGCCTGGCTCTCGTCTGGAGGAACAATGAGCGTTTGCAGGAGTTTGTGTTGGTAGCCTCCAAGGAGCTGGAATGTGCTGAGGATCCAGGCTCTGCCGGTGAGGCTGCCCGGGCCGGCCACTTCACCCTGGACCAGTGCCTCAACCTCTTCACACGGCCTGAGGTGCTGGCACCCGAGGAGGCCTG GTACTGCCCACAGTGCAAACAGCACCGTGAGGCCTCCAAGCAGCTGTTGCTATGGCGCCTGCCAAATGTTCTCATCGTGCAGCTCAAGCGCTTCTCCTTTCGTAGTTTTATCTGGCGTGACAAGATCAATGACTTGGTGGAGTTCCCTGTTCG GAACCTGGACCTGAGCAAGTTCTGCATTGGTCAGAAAGAGGAGCAGCTGCCCAGCTATGATCTGTATGCTGTCATCAACCACTATGGAGGCATGATTGGTGGCCACTACACTGCCTGTGCACGCCTGCCCAATGATCGTAGCAGTCAGCGCAGTGACGTGG GCTGGCGCTTGTTTGATGACAGCACGGTGACAACGGTAGACGAGAGCCAGGTTGTGACGCGTTATGCCTATGTACTCTTCTACCGCCGGCGGAACTCTCCTGTGGAGAGGCCCCCCAGGGCAGGTCACTCTGAGCACCACCCAGACCTAGGCCCTGCAGCTGAGGCTGCTGCCAGCCAG GCTTCCCGGATTtggcaggagctggaggctgaggaggagctGGTGCCTGAGGGGCCTGGGCCCCTGGGTCCCTGGGGGCCCCAAGACTGGGTGGGCCCCCCGCCACGTGGCCCTACCACACCAGATGAGGGCTGCCTCCGGTACTTTGTCCTGGGCACCGTGGCGGCTTTGGTGGCCCTCGTGCTCAACGTGTTCTATCCTCTGGTATCCCAGAGTCGCTGGAGATGA